The DNA sequence CTTAGCACTTTATTCTTCATGTGTGTTCAATCTTTTGTGAATTGTATCTCTAGAACTTGCTTTATATCTCTCAAAACTTTTGTCAAGCATGAATACATCGCGGAAATAATTGAGACAATAGGAattccaccatggccaaataaGCTCTTGTCCTAAAAAGATGATTATCCTTAGATTGCCAATAGCCTTTTGTTAGCCTTTCATTTCTTTGCACCACAAATGTCTTACCTTCTAGCTTAAACACTAGCCTTACCCTTTCTAAGTTTTCTTAGTGAGCAATGTGAGATTGTATATGTCAAGATGCTTCAAAAAACAAAGTTTGGGGGTACTTGAAAagaaataagtgtgggggagtATTATGTTTGTTGTGCATTTGTAATTTGTCTTTACATTTCAAGAAAGTCAAGaaagaaattcaaaaaaaaaaaaaacaaaacaaaacaaaaaaaaaaaaaggaaagaaagaaagaaagaaaatccaaaaagaaagtTTCTCTAGTTCAATAAATAGTTTTTAGTTTAAAGTTTGGAGAAATGGTTAAGAGAGTGAATCATATGAAGCATCTTAAGGTCTTAAGTTCGTAAAATCTCAATAAGGGAGTTGCTTGCTAAGTTGCTTGGAATTTGTGATTTCATATCCACTTCATTTCTCTAACCCCTCGCCCTAAGCCTCATTACAACCTAATAAAAGTCCTTTTTGATCCAAGATGGTTTGTGCATGACCCGTGGAGATGAGATTgaaaagcaagcatatggcggcatTTGCATGAGATTGTTTGAGTGATAGTGTAACTAACCTTTAAACACTTGTGTGAAAATTAGAGTGAAAATCTAGTGAGTTTATGGTTAGCACGGTTTTGTTGTGCAAGCTTGGTTTTGgtgcatcaaagtgacaatcatggCATGACATACATTCTAATCTAGCATTTGTCCCATAGCTTCATAAACTTTTGAGACATGACTTGATTTTCTAGCCTTGAGCAAATTGTGTTCTTTGAGGATAATGTTGGAAGGATTAGGTTGTGTTAGTTTTGTTATGTTTCGGATTGGGGTTAATgcttttgcttgaggacaagcaatattcaagtttgggggtatttgttgagtcacaaattacttacgcAATTGTGcctcataattatgaaaattgatttgtcttccatgctattttaccttttttttatccatttccttttctttgtaggaaaccttgcattgagaataaaatgactatttgaggctttaAATGTGGAGATgtgaagctaggggaagaagacacggagattggaagaaaattgcaaatcgacttttccggcgatttttccggcgagctgccactcatggagggtcttttctccagcaaaggaggaccatggtggtgagaatatcccatcacttggaattcaaatatctccctacaccttgtccttttatcaccttgccaatttgggaccatttgggggacaatggtgtaagagcatctcttgcacactagggaaccaaagatgacacacctagctgatcaaaaagagACCAAAGAACAATTATTcagaattcttgactccattcaatcatcttcatcctctccaaaatccatttttctctctagagaagacaccaccatttccaccacaaaAACCACCATATCCActtctaaaacctccatttccaccactacaaccttcatttcctccacaattcaacaccacaactcatcttagagatcccaaatttcactattcttaccaatatcaagagcttagagcaaggagaaggaggtgactaccaccacatcatgttcttggagacccatctccaccacctcttccggcatcatcaatagtcaccctttactctctatctctttatgatttgatgtttaatagaatgttgaagcttgtgtatctagctatgtgtgagtagtgaactagttggggctagggttgaaagccctagccaaacttgcttggattgatgcttttgtttataaattgatgcaaattcatgtagTCATTCttacatgctaagtcaatagttgaatgcattacttagacctaatcaatttgagttatgtgtttgccatgacatgaagtttttcctagagattgattacctctaggcaaaaagggagcatgaaagcacatcatgtgtgcatgtgagggtagtgagctaaaatcacctagagataggattggttttgcttgcttggttacctaaactctaagctttatgcatttaggggcaaatgattgagacctatccggtaattgactttgtctctaggtagttagctctagacttatccggttagagttaataaaatgaaagaggtttaagccttagtagtcctatccggatgctaagagggtagttggataattagctttgcatcattcatattcaattgctttaatgcttgcaagggaggcaaaaggtgaaacccgatgccctaactcccatccatttgataacaacttgttttgtttaggttagtttatattacttgctttcattgtttcaatttgaatagaaaccaatctcaaaatcaaaatcaaatctctacacaccatcttgcacatactcaccatgaactttggttcacttgtgagcctttgtttgtgattgtacatttgcatattcttctagtttttccttaggttttccctagctaggaaaggatttaccaattctcgtgggttcgacatccttacttaatcccctattctataacttgtacctcttgcacttgagggtggctttaatgctaacatcCCGCAACTGGCTTTTTGAATGAGGTTGTGCAAGTACCAATACTTAATTGCTTCCATGGCTTGAAGGCTCTTCTTGCAATGGTGGAGTGGTCCTATTGAAACTAATCTTGGAACGAACTCCATTTCATTAACCTTCTTTATACGGTCAGGAATTCTGAAAATACAAGTGTGAGTCGGTGATGGATTTCTGAACATGGCTTCAATATTGGAGAGCACTTTCTCTTCCAGATTCCCCTTCCCTTTCACATTTCGGTTTGTTGCTATAACaccctcttcctcttctctaATCTCGATCGAGCCTCTCTCCGTCATCATGCTCAAAGTACCTAGTcaaaattaatctttttttttattagaagatTGCTACCATAATATTTTTCAATATTAATTAATAATGAAACCAGATGCACATCTTTTAcgtgttgtgtgtgtgtgatatataattatatatataatccaaaaAGAGGTTATATATATAATCGGATTCGTGAAGTCCACAAAAAGATAGCCATTGGAATGATGAGCAATCCCTTCCAAGGAGCATATTTACAATCTATGGTAGAGGGCATGAAAATAAAACCGCCGGAGATAGCGGAGCACAAGGAATGATCGATCTGAGGTATAAAGGAAAAGCAGatcttgtaaccaaaaaaaaaatgcagatcTGGAAAAAGATGGGTTGGGTAGAGAGAAAccaacagaaaaaataaataaacctgaaagaaaaacaaacgaAAGGGAAAACAGAGGCAAAGAGCCTCTGATCTAGACCAGaaccactacaccaatttttcaatcagacgacagtttttcactgtcgtctgattatagagtttgctgttgtctatctcaatgccgtctgatacataatcagacaataccaaaaaactgtcgtctgataaagtttactacaacagcAACTACTatattgtctgttgtctgaataccacaAAGAACAACAGCAATAATaccaaaaaactgtcgtctgataaagtttactacAATAGCGACTACTatattgtctgttgtctgaataccacgaagaacaacagcaaTTGGCAACTTAACTGTTGTGCAAAGTAATTTCAATTGACAGACCCTAGAAGAATATGGACGTGTAATCAAAATTTAGAGAACATTGATTtgtaaaaaactgttgtctgaaggaagCTTGTACATCTGCAAAGTAATTGAATACTATTGACTGACTTTGAACAAGACAAGAGCAAAACTATTAAAGCCATTGTGTATCATTGCTTCATACTATTGTATCCTAAaataaactgttgtctgagattttgTTGAACTACAGCTTTCTTGCTTCATGGATCCTTAAAGTCTCTTTTCAACCATATGGCCTCCCAAGATGCTGTACTAGTTGATCAATTCATACAATTGTAGCTTTTCAATTCTCTGTGGTCTTCGTTTTCATCAGACAATAGaacatattattattttttgtgttATATCTTGTTAGACAACTGAATATGTCTAATAACTATTGTAGATAgatgattcagacaacagatttttctttcttttttcatcatGTTCATTTGTTAGACAATGGTTTGCTGTTGGTTTTGAATTGTCTGAGATATAAGAGAAGACATACATTCTGTACAATTGAACACATCCTTGATTCCAAAAGCCATTTCATTCATCAGCAATATTCATCCAGACATTTACATAAGAATTAACATTGCCTAAGTGGCTATAACTGCATATAGCCGGAAAACATAAACACGTCCACATTGCATTAACCATGCCTATAACTAAAGCAAAAACTAAAACTAGCTAGCAGGAGGCTcatgaaaataccaaaacaaaaatgcctTCAACTGCGCATTAACCATGCCTAAAACTAAAACTAGCTAGCAGGAGGCtcatcaaaataccaaaacaaaaatgcctTCAACTGCGCATTAACCATGCCTATAACTAAAGCAAAAACTAAAACCAGCTAGCAGGAGGCAGGtgatcaaaataccaaaataagaGCCCTGCCTTGAACAACCATCACAGCAATGCAATATGATACTTCATCACAAACTTAGCCCACTCTGACCTCACAACATCAACATCCTTTTGGGTGTAGAACAATTCGGATCGTCGCTGCCACTGAAACAAATGATCATTGTTAACAAAGACAGATACGGAACTGATGACATATCATAAACATGCATCTCTAGAATAACATATAAACTTACATCTGCAATTAATGCATTTTAAGGGATTCATATGCATTCATTTTACGAAGTTATCTGCTAGGGGCCTAAAAAATCCCTTTGTAGCCTGGAGAACGAATCTagaatatcatatttgaatcaGAATATTAGAGAGAAACTCTCAATCTATCTTCTGTTTTCTTAACTTTCGCTTTAGATTCAAGGTCCTTACAGAGAGGGCTCTCTACGACCCTTGGTTTTTACCAGGCATTGGTTCTCTTGCTTGCTTCCGCTACATTAGGAATATAACAAGCGGAAGCGGGTCACATCTTTGACAAAAAAATATCCAAGGTTGATAAACTACATTCCTACCTTTGTTGTTTTAGACGTCCTCTGTTATAAGGTAGTAAAATTATCATATGCGTAATTCGATCTGGGGAAAAACATCCCAACtttaacaacaaaaacaaagataatagttgaaaaagagagagatacTGTTAATAAACTAGTTTACTAGCTAACCTCCTCACGCAGAAGTCCAGGAACCAGGGCACATACCTCAAAGCAGTCGCTCTGTAGTCAAATTTGAACTTATTCATGAGAAATAATCAAACCAATATCTTCAAGTCCCAAGAGAAAGATGATAGAAACTTACAAATCGTTTCACGTTAATTTTCACCCAATCTGCTGGCTGTCCAATATCGAATACAGTCATATCTAAcctataaacaaagaaaaataaacattgAGCTCTAACAAGAGAAAAGGTACTTATTAGTTATTATAACTATTACTATTTTGTTGTTATTATATATGAACAAAACCAATGACGCCTGAGGAAACGTAGTAACCGTGGCTTTGTCGCTTTCATGTCAGTAATCTGGGCAGCACAATCCCCAGGAGATAGCTTTTTCCGCTTTAACAAACCTGCGTAGAGAAACCAATTTTCAAAAAAGAGAAGACCAATACTGCAGCAAAATGTGGTCAAAGTATTACACTCATGATACCAGAGCTCTTGAGCTGCTTGTCGCTTTTTGGCATAGTACTCAAATGCTTCTCCTAACAtacaagcaaaagaaaaaatgattaccaggaaaggaaaaaggaaaacagaatataaatttatatatatatatatatatcatcaaaattctcCAGGCCTTGGTATTTGCATCACCAACCTCGCCATTTCCAAAAAGGCATTGAGAGTGCCAACCCTGCATGGCACGAGCTGCACTGCTGCAGCATCCCTTAGTGTCCTGCCTGATCCACAAGTTTGACTACCATCAGCCTGCATTATAAATCCAAATGATCATTTaatcaaaaacaaataaaaataaaccagAGACAATCAGGTACAGTTCCAATAACTAAGTACTACTGATTTAACACTGAGCATTGCTTTAATCATCTTATACACCCTAGTAAATAACAAACATATACACCCTAGAAGGGGCAGAGGCAGAAAAAAGAGCACACGTTTTATAACTGTAGAGAAAAAACCATCAATCTTCTTGAAGCACTGAAAACAATATTAGCATCATAAAAAATTAGCTAACTTTTATTACCCGAATCTCAACTCTAGAAGGTTCAGGAAGAGCAAGCTCACTGCCATGCCATCTATGCTTTTCAAACTCAAGTAATGcctgaaaaaaaaatggtaattgGGACTCAAGATCCATACAGCAAGGCATACAGTAaccaaaacataataaatagagCATAACCTTCTCGTAGAAAATCCGAAAAGTCCAAGAGACAATAGTACAAGTCCTGTGCAGCATGAGAATCTacccctaaaacccaaacaaataccacaaaattaaaccaaaaactgaaacaCAGATAGGGAATTGGCGATGAGATAAAACCCCGAAATCCCTCAAAACCACCAAGTCGAAGCTTTTGATTGAAAAAGTAGATCAGGTAAACacaaacacagagagagagagagagagagaggccggaGTACCTGAGAGAGGACGGAAAGAAGCGGTTTGTGTAGGTTTGGCTATCTTCTTCTTCGCTCTAGTGGTTCTTCCTCAAATCTGaaaggaatttaaaaaaaaaatcagaaacaatCCTCAATTGTAATTGGGAGAGACATATTTACTCACCTAATGACCGGATTATTGGCTGCCTTTACACTGATGGCTTCATACTTTTCAATCATGTTCAGTGTATAGTTTATACTTAACTATAAAATAGTTTATACTTTCCAATCATGTTCAAAGAATTTTAGCATCCATACAACATAATTATACACAAGAACTGGTAAAGTCATAATCATAAACACCCATACACAGTCAGAA is a window from the Rosa chinensis cultivar Old Blush chromosome 2, RchiOBHm-V2, whole genome shotgun sequence genome containing:
- the LOC112183411 gene encoding AT-rich interactive domain-containing protein 3-like, with the translated sequence MQGWHSQCLFGNGEEKHLSTMPKSDKQLKSSGLLKRKKLSPGDCAAQITDMKATKPRLDMTVFDIGQPADWVKINVKRFSDCFEVCALVPGLLREEIELRI